The following nucleotide sequence is from Firmicutes bacterium ASF500.
CCTGAAGCCGCTCCCGGTCCTCCTCGACGACGCTGGAGGCGATCATCTGGAAGCCGTTGGCCTCCAACTCACCCCGGGAGCTGTAGCCCAGGAGGGAGAGGGCGGCCCGGTTGATACTGAGAATGCGGGAGCCGTCCAGAGAGTGGGTGAGCACGCCGCAGTCCATGGTGGTGAACAGCCGCTCCAGGGCCTGACTCTTCTGGAGGATTTCCTCCTCATAGGCCCGCTCCTGGGTGATGTCGATGCCCACGCCCACCGTGCCCATCACGGAGCCGTCCAGGTCGTACAGGGGGGACTTGTAGGTGGTGAGGGTCCGCATCCCCTCGCCGGTCTGGATGACCTCCTCGGCGATGCAGGTCTGCTCGGTCTCCATGACAATCCGCTCTGACTCGATGCAGGCGGGGTCGTCCTGCTCCACATCCCAGATGTAGGCGTGGCCCTGGCCCTGGACCTGATCCTTGGTCTTGTTGACCGTGCGGCAGAAGCTGTCGTTCACCTTCTCGTGGATGCCGTCCTTGGTCTTGTACCAGATCAGGTTGGGCACGCTGTTGATGGTGGCGTCCAGGAAGTGCTCCGACTGCCACAGGTCCCGGCTCTGCTTATAGCCCTGCTGCCACCGCAGGAAGCGGAACCTTAAAAGCTCTTCCGGCATGGGCACGGCCCAGACGTCGCTGAGGCGGGACAGACTGCCCTCCAGAAGGGGGAGGTGCTCCGGCCCGGCCATCAGGATAATCTGGGCGGCGTCCTGCTTGGCGTCCAGGAGGGCGGGCAGGGCCTCGCACACCCCCGGCCCCCGGAGGTCGGCCAGAATGACATCCGCCCGGCCCGCCAGAGACAGGTCCGGCTGGCTGCTTTCGGTAAAGCTGTGGGCAAAATGACGGAAGGGGGGCATACCCTTCAGGGCCTCGGCGTCGGCCCGGTTCAGCCCCACCATATAAATATGGACAAAACAATGATACATAATCAAACACATCCTTTTCCAGCCCGCGGGGGACCAGGACAGAGTGATCCATACTATAGCGTGGTTCACTATACCATATATAGAGGAGTAATGCAAGACCAGAGTGGCTAAAATGGTGGGAAAAACAGGGGCCGGAGGCCCCGGGGCGGGGGGAGAAAAAGGGGGAAACGGCCATAGTGCAAAATAATAGTTTTGGCGGCAGGTCAAAATACGGCAAAATTTTTTCAAGATAGGTATTGAATTTTGCTTTCATTTATGGTATCATCTCGTTGTGTAAAAGGGCGGGACCTTTTACGAGCAACTTTACACACCTATTTAAATCTAAGGAGGAAAACAAGCATGAAACTGAGAAAGACCCTCAGCACCCTGCTGGCTGCCGCTCTGATGTGCGGTATGCTCAGCATCCCTGCCATGGCTGCCTCTCCGGAGAAGATCACTGGCGGTACCTACTACAACACCATCGACCTGTCCACCGCTCTGAATGAGGGCACCGCCGTTCTGGGCACCTATCACAGCAACGAGGCTGCCCGTCCTGTCCGCATCTACACCGTGCAGGCCGGCACCACTCTGACCGTGACCGGCGACCACTACATCACCGTTCACCCCGTCACCCTGCTGCCCGACGGTACCTATGAGTTCAAGTCCCTGGTTGGCAACAGCAATGACCCCGCCCTGAAGGATCAGAGCGAGCTGTGGCGCAGCTGGACCTGGTACACCGGCCCCGCTGACACCGTCGTGAACAATCGTTTCAGCTCCATCGTTCTGAACAACAGCCACGCTGGTACCTGGATGCTCCAGGGCACCGACGTCATCCTGAAGGTTCTCCCCGTCCAGGTCGCTGACCAGGGCAACACCATCAGCGTTTACCAGGTTACCAGCCGCAACGGCCTGAATGTCCGCGCTGGCGCTGGCACCAACTTTGCCAAGGTCGGCTTCATGACCTACGGCACCCGTTTTGAGGTTGTTACCGCTACTGTCGCCAACGGCTGGGGCCAGCTGACCAACGGCAATTGGGTCTGGCTCGGCGGTGCCAAGTTCATCCAGTACAAGGGCTCCTGCGGCGTCATCGGCCGTCAGCAGGCTGTCTGGACCGCTGCTAACACCTATCGCGTCGTCGCCAACACTCTGGCTATCCACGATGGTCCTGCCGCCGGCCACGCTGTCGTCGGTTCCGTCGCCAAGGGCAGCCTGGTCAACGTCACCGAGTACTACGGTGAGGACTGGGGCTACCTGGCCAACGGCGCTGGCTGGATTAACCTGGGCAGCAACGGCAACAATGCCAATGTTCAGTTCGCTGAGATCAAGTATGCCTCCAACATCGGCAACGAGATCATCGCTCCCACTGACACCCACGTTCAGGCTCGCCTGTTCGTCGCTTGCGCCGATGGCATCATGCCCATCCGCGCTTACAAGACCGCTGACAGCGTCGTGATCGGCTACCTGTTCAACCAGGCTGACGGTTCCGCTGTGGACCTGGTCGCTGTTGACAACGACTGGGGCCAGCTGGCCAATGGCATGGGCTGGATCTATCTGCCCGGCGCCGGCACCGTCGTCGCTGGTGACCGTCTCGCCTAATTGTTCCCTGACCTAATTTGAAAGGCCAATTTAGTTTAGTTTAATTCCTTTTAAAAGGTCCCAACCAAACCAAACCAAACTCCCCACCGGCTTATGCCGGTGGGGAGTTTGGCTTATCTCCGGCTTTACCATTTCTTTCCGCAAACGATTGACAGTCCGCAGTCCTGGCACTATAATGGATGTAAAGTAAAAAGAGGAGGCGGCTTATGCGCAAGATATTACTGGTCATTGACATGCAGAACGACTTCATTAACGGCGCTCTGGGTACCCCCGAGGCGGAGGCCATCGTAGACCGGGTGGCCGGGCTGATCGAGACCTACCCGTCCCAAGACGTGATTGCCACCCGGGACACCCATGCTGAAAACTATCTGGAGACTCAGGAGGGCCGCAATCTGCCCGTCACCCACTGCGTCAAAGGGACTCCCGGCTGGGAGCTCCATCCCAGGATCACCGCCGCCCTCCGGGACGCCACCGTGCTGGACAAACCCACCTTTGGATCCAAGGAGCTGGCTGAGCGCCTGCGCCTGATGGCAGAGGGGGAGGAGCTGGATATCACGCTGGTGGGCCTGTGTACCGATATTTGCGTGGTCTCCAATGCCCTGCTGATGAAAGTCTTTCTGCCGGAGACCCCCGTCCACGTGATCGCCTCCTGCTGCGCCGGAGTGACCCCCGAGAGCCACCAGGCCGCTCTGGACACCATGCGGATGTGCCAGATCCAAATTCAGTAAAAAATGCCCTGTACCGTGCGGTACAGGGCATTTCCAGTTATGCGGCCCTGGCCCGGTGGCCCTGCCGTTTTTTCTGCTGGCTTCGAACCACCACATAGACCATCATGATTACCGTAATAGCGTAGGGGATGATGTTGGTCAGGTCGGAGCTGATGTAGTCCTGGAGCCGCAGGCCGATGGCGTCGAAGAAGCCAAACATGAGAGCGGCCAGGTAGGCCTTGCTCGGATTGGCGGCACTGAAAATCACGCAGGCAAAGGCGATGTACCCTCGGGAGTTGGCCATATTCTCGGCGAAGGTGCCCTGGAGCTGTCCCAGAGACAGGTGGGCCCCGGCCAGTCCGCAGAGGATGCCGCACAAAATGCTGGCTAGCCATTTCATTTTCTCCGGCTGGATTCCGGCGGTGCGCAGGGTCTCTGGCTTCTCGCCAGCCGCCCGGAGCCAGAAGCCGTAGGGCGTCCGATAGACAAAGATCCACGCGGCGAGGACCAGAAGCCAAGTCAGATAGATGAATAGAGAGTTGTCGTTGAACACCGCCCCAAGGAAGGGGACGCGGTCCAGAAGGGGGATGTGGATGGTGGGGAGGGCGGGGTTGCCCTTGGTGCCCGCGGTGCCAAAGATGGACCGGGAGAGGAAGGAGGTCAGCCCCAGGGCGAAGGTGTTGAGGGCGGTGCCGATGATGAACTCGTCCGAGCGGAACTGAACGGTGAACAGGGCGAAGAAGAGCCCTACCAGAACGCCCATAGCCAGCACCATCAGGATACCCATTCCGGCGGACTGGAACATATAGCTGCCCCAGACCCCGAAAAAGGCCCCCATGAGGATCATGCCATCCATGCCGATGTTCATAATGCCGGCGTGCTCCGTCATCGCGCCGCCCAGCGCGGCCAGGGCCACCGGGGTGGCGCTGCGGAGCATCTGGTTAAAGGTGCCGGGGGAAAGAATGCTGCTAAAAATGTCATCCATGGGACTGCTCCTCCTTTCGCACCAGACCGGCCCGGGCCTTTTTCCGCTGGGCCCCCGCCTGGATCGAGGTGAAAATGCCGTTTTCAGCGGCCATAAAGAAGATAATGACCGTCTGAATGATAAGATAAATTTGATTGGGCACCCCGGCGGACAGCTCCATGCCCTGGGCCCCGATCTTCAAAACGGCGAAGAAGAAGGACAGGAGAATGACCGTCACCGGGTCGTAGCGGGCAATCATCGCCACAGTGAGGCCTTCAAAGTAGTACTGATTGCTGATGCTGCTGCGGTAGAGGTGCTCCACACCGTAGACCCGGAACATGCCCACCAGACCGCACATGGCCCCGGAAATCAGCATACAGAGGATGACGATTTTGTCCGTCTTGATGCCGGAAAAGAAGGCGAACCGGGGGTTTTGCCCGGTGAGTTTCATCTCAAAGCCCACGGCGGTTTTCTGCATGATGTACCAGGTGAGGAAGGCCATCACGGCGGCAATCAGAATGGCGGTGGACAGGTTGGAGCTGGGAATGATGGTGGTGAACCAGTACCGGGGATCCAGCTGTCCCGTAGCGGCCACCATATTTCGGTTGGGGTTCTTCCAGGGCCCCTTAGCCAGGAACTGGCAGAAGCTGGCGGCGATGGTGTTCAGCATGATGGTGGTGATGACCTCGTTGACCTTGACTTTCACCTTCAGCACGCCGGGGATGAGGGCGTAGAACCCGCCCACCGCCATAGCGGCCAGGGCGGCGCAGGGGAGGACGAGCCACCTGCTCTGTCCGTTCATCACCACGCCCACCTGACAGGCGGCGATAGCGCCCAAAAGCAGCTGGCCCTCGCCGCCCACGTTGAAGATGCCCACCCGGGAGCCCAGCACGCAGGCCAGGCCGCAGATACACAGCACCATGGCGTACTCCAGAAAATCCCCCACATGGCGGACGTTGGAAAAGGCGCCGTCCACCATAGCGGCGTAGGCCTGGATGGGGTTGAAGCCGGCCACGGCCAAAATTACCGCGCCGATGATGAAAGCCAGCAGGACGCTGAGGGCCAGACTGGCGAAATAGCTCCCCTTGCCCCGGTTTTTCATGTGGACTCCCCCTCTCCCTGGCGGGTGCCGGTCATGCGGAAGCCGATTTCCTCCTTGGAGAAGGAGGTAAATTCTCCGGTGATCCGGCCCTCGTAGATGGTGATAATGCGGTCGGACAGGCGGAATACCTCGTCCAAGTCGGCGGAGCAGAGCAGGATGGCGCAGCCCTGATTCCGCTTCTCGATAATGCGGGTGTGGATGAACTCAATGGCCCCCACGTCCACCCCACGGGTGGGCTGGGCAATGACCAGCACGGGGGTGTCGAAGGAAAATTCCCGGGCGATGACCACCTTCTGCATGTTGCCGCCGGACAGGTCGCCCACGGTGGCGTCGATGCCCGCCCCCCGCATGTCGAACCGGTCGTAAATC
It contains:
- the rfuD gene encoding putative riboflavin import permease protein RfuD, with amino-acid sequence MDDIFSSILSPGTFNQMLRSATPVALAALGGAMTEHAGIMNIGMDGMILMGAFFGVWGSYMFQSAGMGILMVLAMGVLVGLFFALFTVQFRSDEFIIGTALNTFALGLTSFLSRSIFGTAGTKGNPALPTIHIPLLDRVPFLGAVFNDNSLFIYLTWLLVLAAWIFVYRTPYGFWLRAAGEKPETLRTAGIQPEKMKWLASILCGILCGLAGAHLSLGQLQGTFAENMANSRGYIAFACVIFSAANPSKAYLAALMFGFFDAIGLRLQDYISSDLTNIIPYAITVIMMVYVVVRSQQKKRQGHRARAA
- the rfuC gene encoding putative riboflavin import permease protein RfuC — its product is MKNRGKGSYFASLALSVLLAFIIGAVILAVAGFNPIQAYAAMVDGAFSNVRHVGDFLEYAMVLCICGLACVLGSRVGIFNVGGEGQLLLGAIAACQVGVVMNGQSRWLVLPCAALAAMAVGGFYALIPGVLKVKVKVNEVITTIMLNTIAASFCQFLAKGPWKNPNRNMVAATGQLDPRYWFTTIIPSSNLSTAILIAAVMAFLTWYIMQKTAVGFEMKLTGQNPRFAFFSGIKTDKIVILCMLISGAMCGLVGMFRVYGVEHLYRSSISNQYYFEGLTVAMIARYDPVTVILLSFFFAVLKIGAQGMELSAGVPNQIYLIIQTVIIFFMAAENGIFTSIQAGAQRKKARAGLVRKEEQSHG